One genomic region from Egicoccus sp. AB-alg6-2 encodes:
- a CDS encoding S8 family serine peptidase, translated as MSTLIAHSRRHARVAAVTAAAVVASLLAGGPADASTDAGSEPGSTVSSVSSGAADASDAVDRIVVALDDRITAAGFSSGAVTGAGAVTGDAADLVEQAAGPSGTSEVVEVIDELNLQVVEVPAGEGAAVLAELAADGRVKWAELDVEVRADVVRPNDALWGQQWGPQLVGAGKAWTRGTGSRQVTVAVLDSGVDARHPDLEGAVLPGRSFVAGVTSTADDNGHGTSAAGIIAARGGNRVGVAGMCWSCQILPVKVLDSKGSGTMSGVAQGLIWAADQGARVASLSLSSAATSRTIDDAVAYANAKGMLVVASAGNTGKTEVRYPAGLPGVLAVAGSTSRDQRYDWSTHGGWVDIAAPGCNATTRVGGSYANFCGTSSAAPLVAGAAALAFSAAPTATPAQVRDALERSAKSANVGVRTGRMQVDAAIERLVRATAPVAPAPAPAPAPVEEATPAVAPTRSISNACPAGIPAPVTTAGVHSQAASCLDWWEIGIFPTNDYRSGQALTRAQFAATLDRMLNATGRTERPSAVPVFRDVAGHPHQAAIERLSGLGVILGYSDATFAPDAPIRRDQMATLMARVAEQRYGLSLAAPSSPRFRDVPATATHAAAVGKLAVAGITTGVDGQRYDPAGHVTRGQTASFVARLLDLLVAEGAASR; from the coding sequence ATGTCCACGCTCATCGCGCACTCGCGCCGCCACGCCCGCGTCGCCGCCGTCACGGCCGCCGCCGTCGTCGCCTCCCTGTTGGCCGGTGGGCCGGCCGACGCGTCGACGGATGCCGGCTCCGAGCCTGGCTCGACGGTTTCCTCGGTGAGCTCTGGTGCTGCGGACGCGTCCGATGCGGTGGACCGGATCGTCGTCGCGCTCGACGACCGCATCACCGCCGCTGGCTTCTCGTCCGGAGCGGTGACGGGTGCTGGTGCTGTCACCGGTGACGCGGCCGACCTCGTCGAGCAGGCTGCCGGACCGTCGGGCACGAGCGAGGTCGTCGAGGTCATCGACGAGCTCAACCTCCAGGTCGTCGAGGTTCCGGCCGGCGAGGGCGCCGCCGTGCTCGCCGAACTGGCCGCCGACGGCCGGGTCAAGTGGGCGGAACTCGACGTCGAGGTGCGCGCCGACGTGGTGCGCCCTAACGACGCCCTGTGGGGGCAGCAGTGGGGCCCGCAGCTGGTCGGCGCCGGGAAGGCGTGGACGCGCGGGACCGGGAGCCGGCAGGTGACGGTGGCGGTGCTCGACAGCGGTGTCGACGCCCGTCACCCGGACCTGGAGGGTGCGGTTCTGCCGGGTCGCTCGTTCGTCGCCGGGGTCACGAGCACCGCCGACGACAACGGTCACGGCACCTCGGCTGCCGGCATCATCGCCGCGCGCGGCGGGAATCGCGTCGGTGTCGCGGGGATGTGCTGGAGCTGCCAGATCCTGCCGGTGAAGGTGCTGGACAGCAAGGGCTCGGGGACGATGTCGGGCGTGGCCCAGGGGCTGATCTGGGCCGCGGACCAGGGCGCGCGTGTGGCGAGCCTGAGCCTGAGCAGCGCCGCGACCAGCCGGACGATCGACGACGCGGTCGCGTACGCGAATGCCAAGGGGATGCTCGTCGTCGCGTCCGCCGGGAACACCGGCAAGACCGAGGTTCGCTACCCCGCGGGGTTGCCCGGCGTGCTCGCGGTTGCCGGCAGCACGTCGCGCGACCAGCGCTACGACTGGTCGACGCACGGCGGCTGGGTCGACATCGCCGCGCCGGGGTGCAACGCCACCACGAGGGTGGGCGGCTCGTACGCCAACTTCTGCGGGACGTCCTCGGCGGCGCCGCTGGTCGCGGGTGCTGCGGCGCTGGCCTTCTCCGCTGCTCCGACCGCCACGCCGGCGCAGGTCCGCGACGCCCTGGAGCGCAGCGCGAAGAGCGCCAACGTCGGCGTGCGCACCGGCCGGATGCAGGTCGATGCCGCGATCGAGCGGTTGGTCCGCGCAACCGCGCCCGTGGCTCCCGCGCCCGCACCGGCTCCGGCGCCGGTCGAGGAGGCGACGCCGGCCGTCGCGCCGACACGCTCGATCAGCAATGCGTGCCCGGCAGGGATTCCGGCGCCGGTGACCACGGCCGGCGTGCACAGCCAGGCGGCAAGCTGCCTCGACTGGTGGGAGATCGGCATCTTCCCGACCAACGACTACCGCTCCGGGCAGGCACTCACGCGTGCCCAGTTCGCCGCAACGCTCGATCGGATGCTGAACGCGACCGGCCGGACCGAGCGGCCGTCAGCGGTGCCGGTGTTCCGCGACGTGGCCGGCCACCCGCACCAGGCAGCGATCGAGCGGTTGTCCGGACTGGGCGTGATCCTCGGGTACTCGGACGCGACGTTCGCGCCCGACGCGCCGATCCGCCGCGACCAGATGGCGACGCTGATGGCGCGCGTCGCCGAACAGCGTTACGGCCTCAGCCTGGCGGCGCCGAGCAGCCCGCGCTTCCGCGACGTGCCCGCGACCGCCACCCACGCGGCGGCGGTCGGGAAGCTGGCGGTGGCCGGCATCACGACCGGTGTGGACGGCCAGCGCTACGACCCCGCCGGTCACGTCACCCGCGGTCAGACTGCCAGCTTCGTCGCCCGCCTCCTCGACCTCCTGGTCGCCGAAGGTGCGGCGAGCCGCTGA
- a CDS encoding PxKF domain-containing protein, which translates to SSDSKDFTIGKAATTTTVTCPANVMFTGSPIELCSARATGVNGLDVPAGVTYSNNTMPGTATANGSFTGSANYAPSTGSATFVIDGWTARGFHQPVGIGNSVHLPNGGVIAPDSKTVWNTAKGGATIPLKFNLFAGSAELKDTKDIKGFSATALTSCSAVVAGSDEVDITTTGNTALRYDTTEGQFIQNWKTPTVKAGEACYRATVTFQDGSTLSAFFKLRK; encoded by the coding sequence CAGCAGCGACTCGAAGGACTTCACGATCGGCAAGGCTGCGACGACCACGACGGTGACCTGCCCGGCGAACGTGATGTTCACCGGTTCACCGATCGAGCTGTGCTCGGCCAGGGCTACCGGCGTCAATGGTCTCGACGTTCCGGCTGGTGTCACGTACTCGAACAACACCATGCCCGGTACTGCGACCGCCAATGGTTCGTTCACCGGCTCCGCCAACTACGCGCCGAGCACCGGATCGGCAACCTTCGTCATCGACGGGTGGACCGCACGTGGGTTCCACCAGCCGGTCGGGATCGGCAACTCGGTCCACCTGCCGAATGGTGGGGTGATCGCGCCTGACTCCAAGACCGTCTGGAACACCGCCAAGGGTGGCGCCACCATCCCGTTGAAGTTCAACCTCTTCGCGGGTTCGGCGGAGCTCAAGGACACGAAGGACATCAAGGGATTCAGTGCAACGGCCCTGACTAGCTGCAGCGCCGTGGTGGCCGGCTCCGACGAAGTGGACATCACCACGACGGGCAACACCGCGCTCCGCTACGACACCACGGAAGGGCAGTTCATTCAGAACTGGAAGACGCCGACGGTGAAAGCGGGGGAAGCGTGTTACCGCGCCACCGTCACGTTCCAGGATGGTTCGACCCTCTCAGCCTTCTTCAAGCTGAGGAAGTAG
- a CDS encoding protein meaA, whose product MRTYSGHSSAAASNALYRANLAKGQTGLSVAFDLPTQTGYDSDHVLARGEVGKVGVPVGSLDDLRTLFEGIPLQQMNTSMTINATAMWLLALYIAVAEEQGADVSQLAGTTQNDIIKEYLSRGTYAFPPAPSLRLTTDIVAYTVTNLPRWNPLNICSYHLQEAGATPVQELAFALANAIAVLDVVRERGQVPEADFDQVVGRISFFVNAGIRFVEEVAKMRAFVELWDRITRERYGVTDPKLRRFRYGVQVNSLGLTEQQPENNIARILIEMLGVTLSKDARARAVQLPAWNEALGLPRPWDQQLSLRMQQVLAFETDLLENDDLFEGSVVMDRKVAELVDGAQALLDEVLARGGAIAAVDFMKAELVASNARRLRRIEAGEQQVVGVNVFTSGEPSPLVDDEGGILVVDDAAEAEQLARLEAWRSSRDDAAVAAALDELRSAAQSDANLMEASIACARAGATTGEWTAVLREVFGEYRGPTGVGEQALAAGGPLGTQLDEARRRVRDVEARVGRKLRILVGKPGLDGHSNGAEQVAIRARDLGMEVVYEGIRLTPEQIVRAAVDEDVHVVGLSILSGSHLSLVPQVVEGLRREGHDVPVVAGGIIPPSDARKLREAGVAAVFTPKDFELTELLVEVAELVARGLQPAG is encoded by the coding sequence ATGCGCACCTATTCGGGGCATTCCTCGGCGGCGGCCTCGAACGCGCTGTACCGCGCCAACCTCGCCAAGGGCCAGACCGGGCTGTCGGTGGCCTTCGACCTGCCGACCCAGACCGGGTACGACAGCGACCACGTGCTCGCGCGCGGCGAGGTCGGCAAGGTCGGCGTCCCGGTCGGCTCCCTCGATGATCTGCGCACCCTGTTCGAGGGCATCCCGCTGCAGCAGATGAACACCTCGATGACGATCAACGCCACCGCGATGTGGCTGCTGGCGCTCTACATCGCCGTCGCCGAGGAGCAGGGCGCCGACGTGTCGCAGCTCGCCGGCACGACGCAGAATGACATCATCAAGGAGTACCTGTCGCGCGGGACGTACGCGTTTCCGCCGGCACCGTCGTTGCGGCTGACCACCGACATCGTGGCCTACACGGTGACCAACCTGCCGAGGTGGAACCCGCTCAACATCTGCAGCTACCACCTGCAGGAGGCGGGCGCGACGCCGGTCCAGGAGTTGGCGTTCGCGCTGGCGAACGCGATCGCGGTGCTCGACGTCGTCCGTGAGCGTGGCCAGGTCCCCGAGGCCGACTTCGACCAGGTGGTCGGCCGGATCTCGTTCTTCGTCAACGCCGGGATCCGCTTCGTCGAGGAGGTCGCGAAGATGCGCGCCTTCGTCGAGCTGTGGGACCGCATCACGCGCGAGCGGTACGGGGTCACCGACCCGAAGCTGCGACGGTTCCGCTACGGCGTGCAGGTCAACTCGCTCGGGCTGACCGAACAGCAGCCCGAGAACAACATCGCGCGCATCCTGATCGAGATGCTGGGCGTGACGCTGTCCAAGGACGCGCGCGCCCGGGCGGTGCAGTTGCCGGCGTGGAACGAGGCGCTGGGCCTGCCGCGTCCGTGGGACCAGCAGCTGAGCCTGCGGATGCAGCAGGTGCTGGCGTTCGAGACCGACCTGTTGGAGAACGACGACCTGTTCGAGGGCTCGGTCGTCATGGACCGCAAGGTCGCCGAGCTGGTCGACGGTGCGCAGGCGCTGCTCGACGAGGTGTTGGCGCGTGGCGGTGCGATCGCCGCGGTCGACTTCATGAAGGCCGAGCTGGTCGCGTCCAACGCCCGTCGGCTGCGTCGCATCGAGGCCGGCGAGCAGCAGGTCGTCGGTGTCAACGTGTTCACCAGCGGTGAACCGTCGCCGCTGGTCGACGACGAGGGCGGGATCCTCGTGGTCGACGACGCCGCCGAGGCCGAGCAACTGGCGCGGCTGGAGGCGTGGCGTTCGTCGCGTGACGATGCCGCCGTGGCCGCCGCACTGGACGAACTGCGGTCGGCGGCGCAGTCGGACGCCAACCTGATGGAGGCCTCGATCGCGTGCGCGAGGGCGGGCGCGACGACCGGCGAGTGGACCGCCGTCCTGCGCGAGGTGTTCGGCGAGTACCGGGGCCCGACCGGCGTCGGCGAGCAGGCGCTGGCCGCCGGCGGACCGCTCGGCACCCAACTCGACGAAGCACGCCGACGCGTCCGTGACGTCGAGGCACGCGTGGGCCGCAAGCTGCGCATCCTCGTCGGGAAGCCGGGGCTCGACGGTCACTCCAACGGTGCCGAACAGGTCGCGATCCGCGCCCGCGACCTCGGCATGGAGGTCGTGTACGAGGGCATCCGGTTGACCCCGGAGCAGATCGTGCGCGCAGCGGTGGACGAGGACGTCCACGTCGTCGGCCTGTCGATCCTGTCGGGCTCGCACCTGTCGCTGGTTCCGCAGGTGGTCGAGGGCTTGCGCCGCGAGGGCCACGACGTCCCGGTGGTCGCGGGCGGCATCATCCCGCCGTCGGACGCCCGCAAGCTGCGCGAGGCGGGGGTGGCGGCGGTGTTCACCCCCAAGGACTTCGAGCTCACCGAGCTGCTGGTCGAGGTGGCCGAGCTGGTGGCACGGGGCCTGCAGCCGGCCGGCTGA